In a single window of the Candidatus Celerinatantimonas neptuna genome:
- the rluB gene encoding Ribosomal large subunit pseudouridine synthase B gives MSEKLQKVLARCGLGSRREMEAAIDAGRASINGQRAKLGDRVEAEDAIRFDGQLVDIRRAADEPCRVLIYHKSDGEICSRNDPQGRPTVFDRLPMLRTGRWIAVGRLDVNTQGLLLFTTDGELANRLMHPRFEVEREYAVRVFGEVSEAIIQKLQSGVELDDGVARFTSIKRQGGEGMNHWLKVTLSEGRNREVRRMWESQQVQVSRLIRTRYGQLVLPKQLPRSAWKEVDLDTVNYLRQLVQLPAEIKTLLKAGDKVRNRSARIRRSVRKHQINRSQKSSKR, from the coding sequence ATGAGCGAAAAATTACAAAAAGTCCTTGCACGATGTGGCCTTGGCTCTCGGCGTGAGATGGAAGCAGCTATTGATGCTGGCCGGGCAAGTATTAATGGCCAAAGGGCTAAATTAGGTGATCGTGTAGAGGCCGAAGATGCCATTCGCTTTGATGGTCAACTCGTAGATATACGACGCGCGGCCGATGAACCATGCCGGGTATTAATTTATCACAAATCGGATGGTGAAATTTGTTCTAGAAATGATCCTCAGGGTCGCCCAACCGTCTTTGATCGGTTACCAATGCTTCGAACCGGTCGTTGGATAGCCGTGGGGCGCCTTGATGTAAATACGCAAGGCCTGTTGCTGTTTACCACTGATGGTGAACTGGCTAATCGTTTAATGCACCCTCGCTTTGAAGTTGAACGAGAATATGCTGTTCGGGTATTTGGCGAAGTCAGTGAAGCTATTATTCAAAAACTTCAGAGTGGTGTGGAATTAGATGATGGTGTAGCACGTTTTACGAGTATCAAACGTCAAGGTGGGGAAGGGATGAACCATTGGCTGAAAGTTACACTTAGTGAAGGTCGTAATCGTGAAGTCAGGCGAATGTGGGAATCACAACAGGTACAAGTGAGTCGCCTGATTAGAACACGTTATGGGCAGCTCGTTCTTCCAAAGCAGCTACCGCGTAGTGCATGGAAAGAAGTTGATTTAGACACCGTCAATTATCTTCGTCAGCTGGTTCAGTTACCCGCTGAGATAAAGACGCTGCTTAAAGCCGGCGATAAAGTTCGTAATCGCAGTGCCAGGATCCGGCGTTCTGTTCGCAAACACCAGATTAATCGAAGTCAAAAGTCCTCAAAACGTTAG
- the attM gene encoding N-acyl homoserine lactonase AttM: MTGIRLYMLQSGSLRCKVHSIKMNQGEGAECEIPVPFFLITHPKGHTIIDGGNAVEAALDPRGYWGKICDVYWPIMDESEGCVSQLKALGIDPMDVKYVVQSHLHLDHTGAIGRFPNATHIVQRSEYEYAFTPDWFARGGYIRKDFDKPGLDWLFLNGDSDDYYDVYGDGTLITVFSPGHSPGHMSFLINLAANGSMLITSDAVYTTDHWEEKALPGFVASTVETVRSVQKLRALANKNNAKVVTGHDSPVWAEFKKAPEYFS; the protein is encoded by the coding sequence ATGACAGGTATTCGATTATATATGCTTCAAAGTGGTTCGCTTCGCTGCAAAGTTCATAGTATTAAAATGAATCAGGGCGAGGGCGCTGAGTGTGAGATCCCTGTTCCGTTTTTTCTTATTACTCATCCTAAAGGCCATACAATTATCGATGGAGGTAATGCAGTTGAAGCGGCTTTAGACCCAAGGGGATATTGGGGAAAAATCTGTGATGTTTACTGGCCAATCATGGATGAATCTGAAGGATGCGTTTCTCAGTTAAAAGCACTTGGGATCGATCCAATGGATGTTAAATATGTGGTTCAATCGCATTTGCATCTTGATCACACAGGGGCTATTGGGCGTTTTCCTAATGCGACTCATATTGTACAGCGCAGTGAATATGAATATGCCTTTACGCCAGACTGGTTTGCCCGTGGAGGATATATCCGTAAGGATTTTGACAAACCTGGGCTGGACTGGTTATTTTTAAATGGAGATTCTGATGATTATTATGATGTTTATGGTGATGGCACATTAATCACAGTGTTTTCTCCTGGCCACTCTCCAGGCCATATGTCTTTTCTGATTAACCTTGCTGCTAACGGTTCGATGTTAATTACCAGCGATGCTGTTTATACGACGGATCACTGGGAAGAAAAAGCTTTGCCAGGATTTGTTGCGTCAACGGTTGAGACGGTTCGTTCTGTCCAGAAATTGCGTGCATTAGCCAATAAAAATAATGCAAAAGTCGTGACCGGACACGACTCTCCGGTTTGGGCTGAATTTAAGAAAGCACCAGAGTATTTCAGCTGA
- the scpB gene encoding Segregation and condensation protein B, with product MVDCTHKPDLVNLVEAALFVAGRPLTVADLQQTVLAGVGASKGQILIILEELGERYKKRGVELQEVANGWRFQSRPEYALQLASLWQEKQPRYSRAMLETLTIIAYRQPVTRGEIEAIRGVTVSSSIIGTLMDRQWIREVGHKEVPGRPALLATTKVFLDYFGLKSLDELPDLDQSLLEKIPQDFQT from the coding sequence GTGGTTGATTGTACCCACAAACCTGATTTGGTGAATTTAGTCGAGGCTGCTTTGTTTGTCGCTGGTCGGCCTTTAACTGTGGCTGATTTACAACAAACTGTGTTGGCTGGTGTTGGAGCATCAAAAGGACAAATTCTTATTATTCTTGAAGAATTGGGTGAGCGGTATAAAAAACGGGGCGTGGAATTGCAAGAAGTCGCGAATGGGTGGCGATTTCAGAGTCGGCCAGAGTATGCTTTGCAGCTTGCTTCTCTGTGGCAGGAAAAACAACCCAGATATAGCCGTGCTATGCTTGAAACTTTAACGATAATTGCTTATCGGCAACCGGTTACCCGTGGTGAAATTGAAGCCATTCGTGGGGTAACGGTGAGTAGTTCGATTATCGGTACTTTGATGGATAGGCAATGGATCAGGGAGGTCGGCCATAAAGAAGTTCCCGGCAGACCAGCATTATTAGCGACGACAAAAGTCTTTTTAGATTACTTTGGTTTAAAGAGTCTCGATGAATTACCAGATTTGGATCAATCTTTACTTGAAAAAATTCCTCAGGACTTTCAGACTTAG
- the adh1 gene encoding Long-chain-alcohol dehydrogenase 1 yields the protein MSFNSFSFTTVPDIHLEWGGASQLGALLSQRFAARKLLLVTDAGLIKAGLIEPVQKSLTESGFDVLVYDDVVADPAEYIVRGCAELACSKGIDIVLGLGGGSSLDTAKLVSVLIGSDQDLSDMYGIDNVTGHRVTLALVPTTSGTGSEVTNISIITTGETTKMGVVARQLYADFVLLDAELTVGLPAIHTSATGIDAMVHAIEAYTSKFKKNPLSDALAREALRLLAHHLIPACKDGQNREARENVLLGAMLAGQAFNNSPVAAVHALAYPLGGNFHLPHGLTNALMLGPVLRFNAKVAAPLYAELADAVGIPGEGDAQTRSAAFVDFMLKLMDESGAPRRLRDVNVTEESLPMLAEEAMKQTRLLVNNPVEVTQGSALELYREAF from the coding sequence ATGTCATTCAATTCGTTTAGTTTTACAACCGTTCCTGATATTCATCTTGAATGGGGGGGCGCATCTCAACTGGGAGCCTTGTTAAGTCAACGATTTGCTGCCCGTAAACTATTGTTGGTCACTGATGCCGGACTGATAAAAGCAGGTTTGATTGAACCTGTTCAAAAATCACTGACAGAGTCTGGTTTTGATGTTTTGGTTTATGATGATGTTGTTGCTGATCCTGCTGAATATATTGTTCGTGGGTGTGCAGAACTTGCCTGTTCTAAAGGAATTGATATTGTGTTAGGTCTTGGTGGTGGGTCATCATTGGATACCGCTAAGCTGGTCTCAGTTTTAATTGGTTCTGACCAAGATTTGAGTGATATGTATGGCATTGATAATGTAACCGGCCATCGAGTGACTCTTGCTTTAGTCCCGACTACTTCAGGAACTGGCTCAGAAGTGACCAATATTTCAATTATTACAACTGGTGAAACCACTAAAATGGGGGTAGTTGCCCGGCAACTATACGCCGATTTTGTACTTCTTGATGCTGAACTGACTGTTGGATTACCTGCGATTCATACTTCGGCAACTGGCATCGATGCTATGGTTCATGCCATTGAAGCGTATACATCTAAATTTAAGAAAAATCCTTTATCCGATGCATTGGCCCGGGAAGCATTGCGTTTGTTAGCTCATCATCTGATTCCTGCCTGTAAGGATGGGCAAAATCGTGAGGCCCGTGAAAATGTTTTATTAGGTGCGATGTTGGCCGGTCAGGCGTTTAACAACTCGCCGGTGGCCGCTGTTCATGCGTTAGCTTATCCGTTAGGTGGGAATTTTCATCTTCCTCATGGACTGACTAATGCCTTGATGTTAGGCCCGGTTTTGCGTTTTAACGCTAAAGTTGCAGCTCCTTTGTATGCTGAATTGGCTGATGCGGTTGGTATTCCTGGAGAAGGTGATGCACAGACCCGTTCAGCAGCTTTTGTTGATTTCATGCTTAAATTAATGGATGAAAGTGGCGCTCCCCGCCGTTTGCGTGATGTCAATGTGACAGAAGAGAGTCTCCCAATGCTCGCCGAAGAAGCAATGAAGCAAACCCGTTTGCTTGTTAATAATCCGGTTGAAGTGACGCAAGGTAGTGCACTTGAACTCTATCGTGAGGCTTTTTAA
- the pncA gene encoding Nicotinamidase, with amino-acid sequence MSEYNHGLNLASNDALLIVDLQNDFLPGGALGIEGADEIIPTINAYIEKFEQKQQCIIFSRDWHPQDHCSFNNQSGPWPVHCVQNTHGAALSNILNWPSQALLVSKANTSSEDAYSAFEKTALATRLKNMHIERLFICGLATDYCVLHTTLDAIKAGFDCYLLTDAIDAVNIQSDDGTKAIEKMNQAGATPITIGEIDTVTQ; translated from the coding sequence ATGTCCGAGTACAATCATGGTCTAAATTTAGCGTCAAATGATGCGTTACTGATTGTAGACCTTCAAAATGACTTCCTCCCGGGAGGCGCATTAGGTATTGAAGGTGCAGATGAAATTATTCCGACAATCAATGCTTATATTGAAAAATTTGAGCAAAAACAACAGTGTATTATTTTTAGTCGTGACTGGCATCCTCAAGACCATTGTTCGTTTAATAATCAAAGTGGCCCATGGCCAGTTCATTGTGTTCAAAACACACATGGAGCAGCTCTTTCTAATATATTAAATTGGCCATCTCAGGCTCTGTTAGTTTCCAAAGCAAATACCTCATCAGAGGATGCCTATTCAGCCTTTGAAAAAACAGCATTAGCAACCAGATTAAAAAATATGCATATTGAACGCTTGTTTATTTGCGGTTTAGCAACCGACTACTGCGTACTACACACAACGCTGGATGCCATAAAAGCAGGTTTTGATTGCTATTTACTCACAGATGCAATTGATGCCGTTAATATACAATCAGATGACGGTACGAAAGCAATTGAAAAAATGAATCAGGCTGGGGCAACGCCGATCACAATAGGTGAAATTGACACAGTGACTCAATAA
- a CDS encoding 18 kDa heat shock protein — translation MKLRPWNPAEEFDDLFSRFGSLVNWPSPFSSPNGRWLPATDISETADNYQLKVELPEMNKEDIKLAIEDGALILSGERKHEKSDEKLHLSERFYGQFTRRFQLPENVDESAIDAKFDSGMLYLTLPKTEPKQEESHRIDIH, via the coding sequence ATGAAATTACGTCCATGGAATCCTGCTGAAGAGTTTGACGATCTATTTAGCCGTTTTGGTTCGTTGGTGAATTGGCCCAGCCCATTTTCTAGCCCGAATGGGCGTTGGCTTCCAGCTACTGATATCAGTGAAACTGCTGATAATTATCAGTTGAAAGTTGAATTGCCGGAGATGAATAAAGAGGATATCAAATTAGCGATAGAAGATGGTGCACTTATTTTAAGTGGTGAACGGAAGCATGAAAAAAGTGATGAAAAACTGCATTTGAGCGAACGGTTTTATGGACAGTTCACCCGGCGTTTTCAATTGCCTGAAAATGTAGATGAGTCTGCTATTGATGCGAAATTTGATAGTGGCATGCTCTATCTGACACTACCTAAAACAGAACCGAAACAGGAAGAAAGTCACCGGATCGATATCCATTAA